GGCCCGTCAATGCGGATCAAATGAAGCGATAGCGTACTATTGCTAAGTACCTATAAAAATTAGAACCCGAAGGAGTAGATTCTGGAACAGCTCGAACAATACAACAAATACAACGCGAAAAGTTCTCGAAATAATGAATACCACTTACTTCTGGATGCTATGGAGTTTCTTACGCCTCTTCTCAATGACAATTGACATATGGACACCTTACGAATTGGAAGTAGTTCAAAAAGACAATATCAAAAAAGAGATGATGAATACTCCGTTATCAAACCTCGTACGCAGACTTCTTTGACGTATTCGGAGTAGACTGCTTGCATGCCGGGTACTTAAAGTAGAGTGCTCAGTAGGTTGGCCGGCGGATGAGACCTTCGTGTGGTCGTAGTGGGTTTATTTCATGGCGTCAGGCGGAAAACGgccataaaatagataaaaggtTAATAGAAACCCTTACCTTACGAATTGGAAGTAGTTCAAAaagacaatattaaaaaagagataaatatgAAAAACCTCCCGAGGTCCACAAAGCCGGAGATGAATACTCCGTTATCAAACCTCGTACGCAGACTTCTTTGACGAATTCCGATTAGACTGCTTGCATGCCGGGTACTTAAAGTGGAGTGCTCAGTAGGTTGGCCGGCGGATGAGACCTTCGTGTGGTCGTAGTGGGTTTATTTCATGGCGTCAGGCGGCAAACGgccataaaatagataaaaggtTAATAGAAACCCTTAGTACATAGAtccaaaaaaccaaaatatccATTTAGACCTTCAACTTATTTCAGGTTCATCGTCACACACAaacttgcaaaaaaataatacctccATAACATGTCGATTCAATTTTCCGCGGCAAGACATGAGACACGTATAGTATCCGTAATGGAGCGAGAATTTGTTTACTCAAGAAACAAGAGGAAGATGCTTGGATAAATAATTACCACCCGCAGTTAttcagcaataataaataataaatatattacgacaatacacacatcgccatctagccccaaagtaagtaaaacgactgacgaatatttttataaataaatacttagaatatacatataaacacccggacactgaaaaacattcatgctcagcacacacacattttccagttgtgggaattgaacccacgaccttgggctcagaaagcagggttaccAACTGCGGCAATCGGCCCGTCAATGCGGATCAAATGAAGCGATAGCGTACTATTGCTAAGTACCTATAAAAATTAGAACCCGAAGGAGTAGATTCTGGAACAGCTCGAACAATACAACAAATACAACGCGAAAAGTTCTCGAAATAATGAATACCACTTACTTCTGCCTAAGAGAAAGAATGGAAGGATACCTTAAATTCACTAGCCTAGAGAACCAAAATGATGCTCTGGAGTTTCTTACGCCTCTTCTCTATGACAATTGACATATGGACACCTTACGAATTGGAAGTAGTTTAAAAAGACAATATCAAAAAAGAGATGATGAATACTCCGTTATCAAACCTCAACAAAaagacaatattaaaaaagagatAAATGTCCCTTTCAGGACGCCGGAACACGATcgtgcattttattttaaaaaaatcccgCGCTTTTTCTAACCAACTTTTCGGGCCCAAAACGCTAGCCAACGATCGTGCACGAGTCTGTTTATGAATTAACGCGCAGGTAAGAGTGAGAAGGCAGTCAGTGCTCTTTGACCTTGTGGTGAAGATGCCGGCGTATTTTGTTGAGCGGAGTGGTCAGAGTAAGTAttgagtttttttgttatttattcaaCTAATTTGATATGATTTTGCTTTTAATAGCTTGTTTAGTTAATAAAGTCATTCAGTAAACAATATTCTTGATGTTATTTACTTTGAATTGAAAAACATTGGTTATCAAATATTGGTTTGCACGATAGTGACGATGCGACTCAATCTCATCTTTTAGTGTCATACTTTGTATGGCGgtaaatcattctttttttttgctttcaatcaaagttttctttatttttgctttCAGGGACGGAACTAACGGGTGAGTTGTTGCTTCAGCTCATTGGAGATGGCAATGACTCCGAAATAGAAGAAGTGGAAGATGACGAAGGTGATCAAGAAGAATCGGTTTTGCAGTTGGTGTCTGCTGAGGAACCTGAATCACCTCCCCGTCCAGGTCCATCATCTGCTACTGCAACAAAAGCTCGTCAAAAGCCGACAAAAAGCCGAGACACTCGCCGAAGAATCTGGAAGCAGATGCCATTCAACCAGAAGGAACACAGCTATCCGGAGCGGTCGTCAGCAGCGGTAAGGTCTCCTTTGGCCTACTTTGAAGATTATTTTGATGATAAATTTTTTGAGCATGCCGCTGTTTGTACCAACAATTATTACATGCGTAAAACGGGAAGTTTTGAACACCACAGCggcagagttaaaaaaatttgttgGAATTCATTTCATCATGGGATGTATTCCATACCCACGCATTCACATGTACTGGCGGATCGAAATGCGATTAGCTTTAGTTGCTGACAAGATTTCTAGAGATCGTTTCAAGATTCTTCGTATGGCATTCCATGTTGTCGATAGTGATGATGCTCCGGCAGGAAACCAGAATTCACTGTGGAAAGTCCAACCTGTACTTACTCAAGTCAAAAATGCTTGCGACAAATTAGAACGTCAACCAGGCTTTTATTCCATCGACGAGCAAATGATTCCATTCTCTGGGACATGTCCACGTGGTTTGAgacaagtaataaaaacaaagcCGCGTCCACAAGGGCTAAAAGCTTTCGTCGCTACTACTTACGATGGTTTGATGATCGACTTCGAAGTTTATCAAGGCGCAAAAACAAACTTTGGAGACAAATCTCTAGGCGTTGGAGCTTCTGTCATTCTTCATCTCTCTAAGTCAATCCCACGCGGTAGTTGTCTATATTTTGACCGGTTTTTTTCATCTATACCTTTACTTGAGAGATTGAATGAATTGGGACTACATGGGACCGGGACAATAATGATGAATAGAGTTCTTGAGAGGAAGAACATGGACTTCAAGCTAGATCGCAAAATGAAACGTGGCGAATCTCAACAATTTGTTAGCAATGatgttgttgttgttaaatgGATGGATAACAAATCCGTCCTTGTAGCATCCAATTGTACATCTGGAGATGATTCTTGTCTCATTAAGCGATGGGATAAAAATCTCTCAGCATTTACAGACGTAAGCTGTCCAAAAGTAATCGCAAATTACAATAAGAACATGGGAGGTGTAGATATACTCGATCAATCCATAGAATACTACCGGACCTtcataaaaacgaaaaaatgGACTCTAAAAGTCATCCTCCATTTTTTTGACTTGGCCATTTCGAATGCTTGGCGTTTGTATGTGTTAAATTCGATCACAACTAGAGTAcccaaaagtaaaataatggaCTTGTTGGAGTTTCGAATGCAAGTGTCAGATGGCCTTGTCAACGCACCAGAACGTAAAAGAAGATCTGATACTGATGAACAAGATGAGAACCAGGCTCCTAATACGTCTAAGTTCCGTCGACCGAATCCACCTTCTGTAGCCAAAAGGTATGATGGATATGATCATCTTCCATCATTTGATCAAATAGATAGCCCAAGAGCATGCAGGATGGAAGGTTGCAAAAGTAGGTCAAAGATACTATGTACCAAATGTGAGGTTTATCTTTGTTTGTCTAGAAAACaaaactgtttttcagtgtatcaTATAAAGTAGAAAGTTTCAGACTGAGAAAAGTgttcattaaataatttttgactaggtatttttgtatagttttaagaagatttttatttttgttgaagaagaagaagaatttttgttaatatttgatTGACTCTAAGTCTAAAGTGATTTGCAATTTGATTAAGACTGATTACTAAATGTTCctactacaaaaaataataaataaacaattatgttcttatgatattttttattttatttatgtttttacctTGAAAGTCTAACACCGTCACTATCGTGCAGATAATTAGTTTAAGCCTGAGCATCACGATCGTGCAGGGTCCCCCTACACTAGGGGGATTTTTTTGGGGTATCTTATCTAATATTGAAACATGCTAAGTAGTCAAAAgtcttaattttaaaaaaacaggaATCAGGCCTGAAAGGGCTATGAAAAACCTCCCGAGGTCCACAAAGCCGGAGATGAATACTCCGTTATCAAACCTCGTACGCAGACTTCTTTGACGAATTCCGATTAGACTGCTTGCATGCCGGGTACTTAAAGTGGAGTGCTCAGTAGGTTGGCCGGCGGATGAGACCTTCGTGTGGTCGTAGTGGGTTTATTTCATGGCGTCAGGCGGCAAACGgccataaaatagataaaaggtTAATATAAACCCTTAGTACATAGAtccaaaaaaccaaaatatccATTTAGACCTTCAACTTATTTCAGGTTCATCGTCACACACAaacttgcaaaaaaataatacctccATAACATGTCGATTCAATTTTCCGCGGCAAGACATGAGACACGTATAGTATCCGTAATGGAGCGAGAATTTGTTTACTCAAGAAACAAGAGGAAGATGCTTGGATAAATAATTACCACCCGCAGTTAttcagcaataataaataataaatatattacgacaatacacacatcgccatctagccccaaagtaagtaaaacgactgacgaatatttttataaataaatacttagaatatacatataaacacccggacactgaaaaacattcatgctcatcacacacacattttccagttgtgggaattgaacccacgaccttgggctcagaaagcagggtggctacCAACTGCGGCAATCGGCCCGTCAATGCGGATCAAATGAAACGATAGCGTACTATTGCTAAGTACCTATAAAAATTAGAACCCGAAGGAGTAGATTCTGGAACAGCTCGAACAATACAACAAATACAACGCGAAAAGTTCTCGAAATAATGAATACCACTTACTTCTGCCTAAGAGAAAGAATGGAAGGATACCTTAAATTCACTAGCCTAGAGAACCAAAATGATGCTCTGGAGTTTCTTACGCCTCTTCTCTATGACAATTGACATATGGACACCTTACGAATTGGAAGTAGTTCAAAaagacaatattaaaaaagagataaatatgAAAAACCTCCCGAGGTCCACAAAGCCGGAGATGAATACTCCGTTATCAAACCTCGTACGCAGACTTCTTTGACGAATTCCGATTAGACTGCTTGCATGCCGGGTACTTAAAGTGGAGTGCTCAGTAGGTTGGCCGGCGGATGAGACCTTCGTGTGGTCGTAGTGGGTTTATTTCATGGCGTCAGGCGGCAAACGgccataaaatagataaaaggtTAATATAAACCCTTAGTACATAGAtccaaaaaaccaaaatatccATTTAGACCTTCAACTTATTTCAGGTTCATCGTCACACACAaacttgcaaaaaaataatacctccATAACATGTCGATTCAATTTTCCGCGGCAAGACATGAGACACGTATAGTATCCGTAATGGAGCGAGAATTTGTTTACTCAAGAAACAAGAGGAAGATGCTTGGATAAATAATTACCACCCGCAGTTAttcagcaataataaataataaatatattacgacaatacacacatcgccatctagccccaaagtaagtaaaacgactgacgaatatttttataaataaatacttagaatatacatataaacacccggacactgaaaaacattcatgctcatcacacacacattttccagttgtgggaattgaacccacgaccttgggctcagaaagcagggtggctacCAACTGCGGCAATCGGCCCGTCAATGCGGATCAAATGAAGCGATAGCGTACTATTGCTAAGTACCTATAAAAATTAGAACCCGAAGGAGTAGATTCTGGAACAGCTCGAACAATACAACAAATACAACGCGAAAAGTTCTCGAAATAATGAATACCACTTACTTCTGCCTAAGTGAAAGAATGGAAGGATACTTTAGATTCACTAGCCTAGAGAACCAAAATGATGCTCTGGAGTTTCTTACGCCTCTTCTCTATGACAATTGACATATGGACACCTTACGAATTGGAAGTAGTTCAAAaagacaatattaaaaaagagataaatatgAAAAACCTCCCGAGGTCCACAAAGCCGGAGATGAATACTCCGTTATCAAACCTCGTACGCAGACTTCTTTGACGAATTCCGAGTAGACTGCTTGCATGCCGGGTACTTAAAGTGGAGTGCTCAGTAGGTTGGCCGGCGGATGAGACCTTCGTGTGGTCGTAGTGGGTTTATTTCATGGCGTCAGGCGGCAAACGgccataaaatagataaaaggtTAATAGAAACCCTTACCTTACGAATTGGAAGTAGTTCAAAaagacaatattaaaaaagagatGAATATGAATTTATGAAAAACCTCCCGAGGACCACAAAGCCGGAGATGAATACTCCGTTATCAAACCTCGTATTGGTTAAGAATTGCTGTTTTCGGATtggttagtttttaaatagattattttattggttGTAATATTAGGacaattttgtataaattaggCTAGGTTTGACGATGAAATATACTCAGTTACCAACCATCGTGAGTTTCACTTACCTACAACCATCTGGAGGAACTAAAGTACGCAACACCTTCatagaataaagatatataaaagtaaaaaatgcaAGTACTGCGAAAATGAGGAAGCTGACGTGAATCCTATTATATTCAGTTGTTCAGCTTTTAGTGTTCAGACATTAATATTAGTCAGTGAAATAGACAGTATTAACACTGAAAACCAACATAAAACGAGTGATCCCCGCCacattaaaaacttattaagaaatagtttataatttaagcctatttttgcttttatttgtaatagtGTAGAAAAATTGTAAGATTTGAGTTAATTGTAATGTTTCAAAGAAAATGATAATTACTTAGTTTTAAGctaaactgtaatattttttttaaaggccttaaaggacttgaatacatggccgtaaaataaatttaaaaaaataataacaatgttaTGAACCCTCGGGGTAGCCTGATTCCCTAGAGGACGCATCTCGAGGTGGCGGCTAGGGAAACGCTCAATGGTGGATCAAACCTCAAGAGGGTAGGAGGGAAATAGAATACCTCCCGAGGAGCACTAAGCCGGAGATGGATACTCCGCACGCAGGCTTCTTTGACATATTCGGAGTAGAGACTGCTCGCGTGCTGGGTACTTACGGTGGAGTGCTC
The sequence above is a segment of the Pararge aegeria chromosome Z, ilParAegt1.1, whole genome shotgun sequence genome. Coding sequences within it:
- the LOC120636429 gene encoding piggyBac transposable element-derived protein 3-like, which produces MPAYFVERSGQRTELTGELLLQLIGDGNDSEIEEVEDDEGDQEESVLQLVSAEEPESPPRPGPSSATATKARQKPTKSRDTRRRIWKQMPFNQKEHSYPERSSAAILRMAFHVVDSDDAPAGNQNSLWKVQPVLTQVKNACDKLERQPGFYSIDEQMIPFSGTCPRGLRQVIKTKPRPQGLKAFVATTYDGLMIDFEVYQGAKTNFGDKSLGVGASVILHLSKSIPRGSCLYFDRFFSSIPLLERLNELGLHGTGTIMMNRVLERKNMDFKLDRKMKRGESQQFVSNDVVVVKWMDNKSVLVASNCTSGDDSCLIKRWDKNLSAFTDVSCPKVIANYNKNMGGVDILDQSIEYYRTFIKTKKWTLKVILHFFDLAISNAWRLYVLNSITTRVPKSKIMDLLEFRMQVSDGLVNAPERKRRSDTDEQDENQAPNTSKFRRPNPPSVAKRFIVTHKLAKK